The following proteins are encoded in a genomic region of Ornithinibacillus sp. 4-3:
- a CDS encoding DinB family protein: MESLRLFKYSRTSTFIVLNKIDKALWDEQPEGYMNTVRWNAGHVYITAEDFLHDADCNYTITHPEWTKLFIDGTSPSDWNLNEVPTPEEILIALKEQEERISDYFQDKLKNHASIKRNINGMLLETVDASLQFVTWHEGIHLGFMNGLNKLFQSDQYEKLSN; encoded by the coding sequence ATGGAGTCATTACGACTATTTAAGTATTCACGTACTTCTACCTTTATTGTATTAAATAAAATTGATAAAGCTTTATGGGATGAACAGCCTGAAGGGTACATGAATACAGTACGCTGGAATGCAGGGCATGTATATATAACGGCAGAGGATTTTCTACATGATGCTGATTGTAATTATACAATTACTCATCCTGAATGGACAAAGCTATTTATCGACGGAACCAGTCCATCAGACTGGAACCTCAACGAAGTCCCAACTCCTGAAGAAATATTAATCGCATTAAAGGAACAAGAAGAAAGAATTAGTGATTATTTTCAAGATAAGTTAAAGAACCATGCTTCCATTAAACGCAATATTAATGGCATGCTGTTAGAAACAGTTGATGCTTCCTTACAATTTGTTACTTGGCATGAAGGAATTCATCTCGGCTTCATGAATGGTTTAAACAAGCTATTTCAATCTGATCAATACGAGAAGCTCTCTAATTAA
- a CDS encoding TraB/GumN family protein: MSEENITRIHLNGKEYILIGTAHVSKHSAEQVKEVIEMEKPDAVCIELDEQRYQSIMDGNRWREMDIFKVIKEKKATLLLMNLAISSFQKRMASQFGIKPGQEMIQGIESAKEIGSELVLADRDIQITFSRIWRGIGMKGKAGLLASVMGSIFSKETISEEELEKMKSQDMINSMLQEFTESFPSLKRPLIDERDQYLAQKIKDAPGKKIVAVLGAAHVPGITNEIQKEHNLEKLVEKPPKSKWPKIIGWSIPAIIIAIIAYTFFSNPEVGLQQTLSWVIWNGSLAAIGTAIALGHPLAIITAFLAAPFTSLNPFLAAGWFAGGVQAYMRKPNVADFEALADDVHSAKGFWNNKVTRILLVVVLANIGSSIGTFVGGADVIRLFFKNF, from the coding sequence ATGTCAGAAGAAAATATTACTCGAATACATTTAAATGGAAAAGAATATATACTCATTGGTACAGCACATGTCTCTAAGCATAGTGCAGAGCAAGTAAAAGAAGTAATTGAAATGGAAAAGCCTGACGCTGTATGTATCGAATTAGACGAACAACGATATCAGTCTATTATGGATGGAAATCGCTGGAGAGAAATGGACATCTTTAAAGTCATTAAAGAAAAAAAGGCGACTTTACTTTTAATGAACCTAGCCATTTCTTCCTTCCAAAAACGAATGGCCAGTCAATTTGGAATCAAACCTGGTCAAGAAATGATTCAAGGAATTGAATCAGCAAAGGAAATTGGTTCAGAGCTTGTATTAGCAGATCGTGATATTCAGATCACTTTTTCTCGGATTTGGCGAGGCATTGGTATGAAAGGAAAAGCTGGATTACTTGCATCTGTTATGGGAAGTATTTTCAGTAAAGAAACAATCTCAGAAGAAGAATTAGAGAAGATGAAGTCACAGGATATGATTAATTCTATGCTTCAAGAATTCACAGAGAGCTTTCCAAGCTTAAAGCGACCACTTATTGATGAACGTGATCAATATTTAGCACAGAAAATTAAAGATGCTCCAGGAAAAAAAATTGTCGCAGTATTAGGCGCAGCACATGTTCCTGGAATAACAAATGAAATTCAAAAAGAACATAACTTAGAAAAATTGGTAGAGAAACCTCCAAAATCTAAATGGCCAAAAATAATTGGCTGGTCGATACCCGCTATCATTATAGCGATTATTGCATATACATTTTTCTCCAATCCTGAAGTTGGCTTACAGCAAACACTAAGCTGGGTTATCTGGAATGGATCATTAGCAGCAATTGGTACAGCTATTGCACTTGGACATCCGCTTGCCATTATTACTGCTTTTCTTGCCGCACCATTCACATCATTGAATCCATTTCTTGCTGCTGGATGGTTTGCTGGAGGAGTTCAAGCTTATATGCGCAAGCCTAATGTCGCAGACTTTGAAGCTTTAGCTGATGATGTTCACAGTGCAAAAGGATTTTGGAATAATAAAGTAACCCGTATCTTACTTGTTGTTGTATTAGCCAATATCGGAAGCTCCATTGGTACATTCGTTGGTGGTGCTGATGTTATCCGCTTATTCTTTAAAAACTTTTAA
- a CDS encoding CidA/LrgA family protein produces MKLKYALIFLGQLFILWLLNEIGMKLAAWLDIPIPGNVIGMILLFILLLTGVIKLEWINEASSFLLKHLVFFFLPITVGIMTLGPIFLNYGIPLAFVLFGSAAFGIILTGAVSQLLASRRKVAKERGIRDHNI; encoded by the coding sequence ATGAAATTAAAATATGCACTAATTTTTTTAGGGCAATTATTTATTCTTTGGTTATTAAATGAAATAGGTATGAAGCTTGCTGCTTGGTTAGATATACCGATTCCAGGAAATGTAATTGGCATGATCTTGTTATTTATTTTATTGCTAACTGGTGTCATTAAATTAGAGTGGATTAATGAGGCATCATCTTTTTTATTAAAGCATTTAGTATTTTTCTTTTTACCGATAACAGTTGGCATTATGACATTAGGTCCAATATTTCTTAACTATGGAATTCCTTTAGCCTTTGTGTTATTTGGAAGTGCAGCATTTGGGATTATATTGACAGGTGCTGTATCACAGCTATTAGCAAGTAGAAGGAAGGTGGCAAAAGAACGTGGTATTCGTGATCACAATATTTAG
- a CDS encoding LrgB family protein — protein MVFVITIFSIIATIGMYLLALKAHKKYPILLMTPIFFATTSIIIILLVMGISYEEYTLAKDIMTYLLGPATVALAIPLYRQRHVIMRNFMPVILGMIIGTTATIVATVYMATWIGLSEEMVTALSIKTITVPIASEVAVVIGADASFVAIMVVLTGMFGAMFGSVLLNWARITDPVARGLSFGTISHGIGTAQAMVEGEIEGATSGVAIGLTGVFTSLIIPWLLPLLV, from the coding sequence GTGGTATTCGTGATCACAATATTTAGTATTATCGCTACGATAGGTATGTATTTATTAGCATTGAAAGCTCATAAGAAATATCCAATTCTATTAATGACACCAATCTTTTTTGCGACGACTTCCATTATTATCATTTTGCTCGTGATGGGGATTTCATATGAAGAGTATACATTAGCGAAGGATATAATGACTTATTTATTAGGTCCGGCAACTGTAGCATTAGCGATTCCACTATACCGACAAAGGCATGTTATTATGCGTAATTTTATGCCAGTAATATTAGGCATGATAATTGGAACGACAGCAACAATTGTAGCAACTGTATATATGGCTACATGGATAGGGTTATCTGAGGAAATGGTAACTGCCTTAAGTATTAAGACAATCACTGTTCCAATTGCTAGTGAAGTAGCAGTTGTTATTGGAGCTGATGCATCTTTTGTTGCCATTATGGTTGTTCTTACAGGTATGTTTGGAGCAATGTTTGGCTCGGTTTTATTAAACTGGGCTCGAATTACAGATCCTGTTGCTCGTGGATTAAGTTTTGGAACAATTTCACATGGAATAGGAACTGCGCAAGCAATGGTAGAAGGGGAAATAGAAGGGGCAACTTCTGGAGTAGCTATAGGTTTAACTGGAGTTTTCACCTCCTTAATCATCCCTTGGCTATTACCATTATTAGTTTAA
- a CDS encoding ABC transporter substrate-binding protein — translation MRRLGLILFLAIFSVALIGCASEKNGGTENKGDSTEKVTLDVALNAQPPAMDPIVTTSTVTRDVSRHVFETLLTVDENYEVAPMLAENYEVSEDGKTITLKLREGLTFHDGSDLTIEDVIASLERWRDISTLGKSFFSQAEFKAEDEHTLIIELEERMYTALQILAEPGRSAIIVPKRTIDEAEEDGLKEFIGTGPFKFDEWKQDQYIAMSKFEDYQAIDGEPSGLAGRKEAKVDEIKFHFVTDSSTRVAGITSGEYDISVAVPFDNVAQLEADDNIENRIDHNGFNAVVFNKKAGLFSDQKARQAALAALNMDEISQAAFSSEAFYDLEPSLMITDMKQWYTDAGKENYNQDDPEKAKQLFDEIGYNGEEVKIISSRDYQDHYDNAVVVQRQLEAAGLNVTLELSDWATVLQKRDDESAYDIFITGFPTEPVPTNYVFLSSLTQWAGWTDSPELDQLINEINAATSDEEAKASYEKLQEAYYDYVPIIKFGNKTTVTSSRANIENIGFLHGVFFWNVEKK, via the coding sequence GTGCGAAGACTAGGACTAATATTATTTTTAGCAATTTTTTCAGTAGCATTAATTGGTTGTGCAAGTGAAAAAAATGGAGGTACAGAAAATAAGGGAGATTCAACAGAAAAGGTGACATTAGATGTAGCATTAAATGCGCAACCACCAGCAATGGACCCTATTGTAACAACATCTACCGTTACTCGAGATGTATCTAGACATGTTTTTGAAACACTTCTAACAGTGGATGAAAACTATGAAGTAGCTCCAATGTTAGCAGAAAATTATGAAGTAAGTGAAGATGGTAAAACAATCACACTTAAATTAAGAGAAGGTTTAACCTTCCATGATGGTAGTGATTTAACAATAGAAGATGTTATTGCTTCATTGGAGAGATGGAGAGATATATCTACATTAGGGAAATCTTTCTTTAGCCAAGCTGAATTCAAGGCAGAAGATGAGCATACATTAATTATTGAATTAGAAGAAAGAATGTATACAGCACTGCAAATTTTAGCAGAGCCTGGACGTTCCGCAATTATCGTCCCAAAACGTACAATTGATGAAGCAGAAGAAGATGGCTTAAAAGAATTTATTGGTACAGGCCCATTTAAGTTTGATGAATGGAAGCAGGATCAATATATCGCAATGAGTAAGTTTGAAGATTATCAAGCAATAGATGGAGAGCCAAGTGGTTTAGCAGGAAGAAAAGAAGCTAAAGTAGATGAAATTAAATTCCATTTTGTTACGGATTCATCTACAAGAGTTGCAGGAATTACATCTGGAGAATATGATATTTCAGTGGCAGTACCATTTGATAATGTGGCACAGTTAGAGGCAGATGATAATATAGAAAATCGTATTGATCATAATGGTTTTAATGCAGTTGTCTTCAATAAAAAAGCAGGTCTCTTTTCAGATCAAAAAGCAAGACAAGCTGCGTTAGCAGCTCTTAATATGGACGAGATTTCTCAAGCAGCATTCAGCAGTGAAGCGTTCTATGATTTAGAGCCAAGCTTAATGATTACAGATATGAAACAATGGTATACGGATGCAGGAAAAGAAAATTATAATCAAGATGATCCAGAAAAAGCGAAGCAATTATTTGATGAAATTGGCTATAATGGGGAAGAAGTAAAAATTATTTCTTCGAGAGATTATCAAGATCATTATGATAATGCGGTTGTTGTTCAGCGTCAGTTAGAGGCAGCTGGACTTAATGTAACATTAGAATTATCAGATTGGGCAACAGTCTTACAAAAGCGCGATGATGAATCGGCATATGATATCTTTATAACAGGATTCCCAACAGAACCAGTTCCAACAAATTATGTTTTCTTAAGCTCTTTAACGCAATGGGCTGGGTGGACAGATAGTCCAGAGTTAGATCAATTAATTAATGAAATTAATGCAGCGACTTCTGATGAGGAAGCGAAAGCATCTTATGAAAAGCTTCAAGAAGCATATTATGATTATGTACCAATTATTAAATTTGGTAATAAAACAACTGTTACCTCTTCAAGAGCAAACATTGAAAATATCGGTTTCTTACATGGAGTGTTTTTCTGGAACGTTGAAAAGAAATAA